The following are from one region of the Salvia splendens isolate huo1 chromosome 2, SspV2, whole genome shotgun sequence genome:
- the LOC121758938 gene encoding uncharacterized protein LOC121758938, with protein MKKGGGVPHRCDDDNEAKIGGVTNKKKMKKNMQRLGGRGGLSLASFANAKARNDTYNPSVITKQREFYKNAKYVKKYKKSINQQEHQSTPSTAQVLSEGENGGGHASQKKMKYKKNARNLQELYEKKHGEQEKDRIGREAMMQAKKEEREAAKLEGEH; from the exons ATGAAGAAAGGTGGAGGGGTTCCCCACCGCTGTGATGATGACAATGAGGCGAAAATTGGCGGCGTCACcaacaagaaaaaaatgaagaagaataTGCAGAGACTCGGAGGGCGAGGTGGCCTGTCGCTCGCATCATTTGCCAATGCTAAAGCTAGGAATGACACCTACAACCCTTCGGTTATCA CAAAGCAAAGAGAGTTCTATAAGAACGCAAAGTATGTTAAGAAATATAAGAAGTCTATAAATCAGCAAGAGCACCAGAGCACTCCTTCCACTGCTCAAGTACTATCAGAG GGTGAAAATGGCGGTGGTCACGCTAGccagaagaagatgaagtacaAGAAGAATGCGCGAAACCTTCAGGAGTTGTACGAGAAGAAGCATGGCGAGCAGGAGAAAGATAGGATTGGGAGGGAAGCCATGATGCAGGCTAagaaggaagagagagaagCAGCAAAGCTCGAAGGAGAGCACTGA
- the LOC121781266 gene encoding protein TRANSPORT INHIBITOR RESPONSE 1-like has translation MAYSFPEEVLEHVFSFLSSDRDRNAVSLVCKSWYDIERWCRRRIFVGNCYAVSPEMVIRRFPELRAVEMKGKPHFADFNLVPEGWGAYAYPWIAAMAEAYPFLEEIKLKRMVVTDDTLELISKSCKNFKLLVLTSCEGFTTDGLASIAANCRHLRELDLRESEVEELSGHWLSHFPDSCTSLVSLNISCLGSEVSFSILERLVARSPNLRTLRLNRAVPLERLANLIRRAPQLVELGTGAYSAEIRSDTFSNLADAFSACKQLKALSGFWDVVPSYLPAMYSVCSGITSLNLSYAAIPSTDLVKLISQCQNLQRLWVMDYIEDSGLDVLAASCKDLQELRVFPSDPFGAEPNVSLTEQGLVSVSEGCPKLESVLYFCRQMSNAALIAIAKNRPNFIRFRLCIIDPQAPDYLTLEPLDAGFGAIVEKCKELRRLSMTGLLTDRVFKYIGSHAKKLEMLSIAFAGDSDLGLHHVLSGCDSLRKLEIRDCPFGDKALLANAAKLETMRSLWMSSCSVSFGACKLLAQKMPRLNVEVIDERGPPDSRPESCSVERVYVYRTVASRQRLDMPDFVWTLDEDSSLRYS, from the exons ATGGCGTACTCGTTCCCGGAGGAAGTTCTGGAGCATGTGTTCTCCTTCCTGAGCTCCGACAGGGACCGGAACGCCGTGTCCTTAGTTTGCAAGTCGTGGTACGATATTGAGCGGTGGTGCCGGCGCCGCATATTCGTTGGGAACTGCTACGCCGTGTCTCCAGAGATGGTGATCCGGCGGTTCCCGGAGCTGAGGGCGGTGGAGATGAAGGGGAAGCCGCATTTCGCTGATTTCAACCTCGTGCCGGAGGGCTGGGGCGCTTACGCCTACCCCTGGATCGCGGCCATGGCGGAGGCCTATCCCTTCCTGGAGGAGATCAAGCTCAAGCGCATGGTCGTCACGGACGACACCTTGGAGCTCATCTCCAAGTCTTGTAAGAATTTCAAACTTCTGGTGCTCACGTCTTGCGAGGGTTTCACCACGGATGGTCTCGCGTCGATTGCGGCTAATTgcag GCATTTGAGGGAACTAGATTTGAGGGAGAGTGAAGTGGAGGAGCTGAGTGGGCATTGGCTTAGCCATTTTCCTGATAGCTGCACTTCTTTGGTGTCGCTTAACATTTCTTGTCTGGGTTCTGAGGTAAGTTTCTCCATCTTGGAGCGGCTGGTTGCACGTTCCCCTAACCTGAGGACTCTCCGCCTGAACCGTGCTGTGCCCCTTGAGAGGCTTGCTAACCTGATTCGGCGTGCTCCCCAATTGGTTGAATTAGGTACCGGTGCCTATTCAGCTGAAATTCGATCTGATACATTTTCAAATCTGGCTGATGCATTTTCAGCCTGTAAGCAACTTAAGGCTTTGTCTGGTTTTTGGGATGTGGTTCCTTCTTATCTTCCAGCCATGTATTCTGTCTGTTCTGGAATCACTTCGCTGAATTTAAGTTATGCTGCCATTCCGAGTACCGATCTTGTTAAGCTTATTAGCCAATGCCAGAATTTGCAGCGTCTGTGG GTGATGGACTACATCGAAGACAGTGGATTGGATGTTCTTGCTGCATCTTGCAAGGATCTGCAAGAACTTAGGGTGTTCCCTTCTGATCCTTTTGGAGCAGAACCAAATGTGTCTTTGACGGAACAAGGGCTTGTGTCTGTCTCTGAAGGCTGCCCCAAGCTTGAATCTGTTCTTTACTTTTGCCGCCAGATGTCAAATGCTGCACTGATTGCTATTGCAAAGAATCGGCCTAATTTTATCCGGTTCCGCCTCTGTATCATTGATCCTCAAGCACCTGACTACTTAACCCTCGAACCACTTGATGCTGGTTTTGGAGCCATTGTGGAGAAGTGTAAAGAATTGCGCCGGCTTTCCATGACCGGCCTCCTCACTGACCGCGTGTTCAAATACATTGGATCACACGCCAAGAAGCTGGAGATGCTTTCAATAGCCTTCGCAGGGGATAGTGACTTGGGCCTCCATCACGTGTTGTCTGGCTGCGACAGCCTCCGGAAACTAGAGATCAGGGACTGCCCATTTGGGGACAAGGCTCTCTTGGCCAATGCTGCAAAGCTAGAGACAATGCGATCCCTTTGGATGTCTTCTTGTTCTGTGAGTTTTGGAGCTTGTAAGCTGCTGGCACAGAAGATGCCTAGGCTCAACGTTGAAGTCATAGACGAGAGAGGCCCACCTGATTCAAGGCCTGAAAGCTGCTCTGTTGAGAGAGTGTATGTGTATCGCACTGTCGCTAGCAGGCAGAGGCTCGACATGCCTGACTTTGTCTGGACTCTTGATGAGGATTCATCCTTGAGGTATTCCTAA